The following proteins come from a genomic window of Populus nigra chromosome 6, ddPopNigr1.1, whole genome shotgun sequence:
- the LOC133697407 gene encoding imidazoleglycerol-phosphate dehydratase 1, chloroplastic, translated as MEVSGVLSRTSTFSSLTKPRRLPTPTISHTNLVPTRIHYPNPIFSSTPLLMDFHTTTTTKPLATPLQANGSSLTTSSPIESGSARIGEAKRVTKETNVFVKINLDGTGIADSSTGIPFLDHMLDQLSSHGLFDLHVRATGDIHIDDHHTNEDVALAVGTALLQALGDRRGINRFGDFSAPLDEALIHVSLDLSGRPYLGYDLQIPTQRVGKYDTQLVEHFFQSLVNTSGMTLHIRQLAGRNSHHIIEATFKAFARALRQATEFDPRRLGTVPSSKGVLSRS; from the exons atggaGGTCTCAGGAGTCCTAAGCCGCACCTCTACTTTTTCTTCACTAACAAAACCAAGAAGGCTACCCACACCCACCATCTCTCACACAAATCTGGTGCCCACGCGCATTCACTACCCTAACCCAATCTTCTCATCAACTCCTTTACTAATGGATTTCCATACTACTACCACCACAAAACCACTTGCCACTCCACTTCAGGCCAACGGTTCCTCTCTAACCACCTCTTCTCCCATCGAATCCG GAAGCGCTCGGATTGGGGAAGCGAAGAGAGTTACTAAAGAGACAAATGTGTTTGTCAAGATTAACTTGGATGGAACTGGAATTGCTGATTCTTCTACTGGCATCCCCTTCCTCGATCACATGTTAGAT CAACTTTCTTCCCATGGGCTTTTTGATTTGCATGTGAGGGCAACTGGCGATATTCACATTGATGATCATCACACTAACGAAGATGTTGCCCTTGCTGTTGGAACT GCTTTGCTGCAGGCGCTTGGGGATAGGAGAGGGATTAATCGGTTTGGTGACTTCTCAGCTCCTCTTGATGAGGCATTAATACATGTTTCCTTG gATTTATCTGGCCGTCCATATTTAGGTTATGATTTGCAAATTCCTACTCAGAGAGTCGGAAAATATGACACTCAG TTGGTGGAACACTTTTTCCAGTCATTGGTGAATACTTCTGGGATGACGCTGCACATTCGGCAG CTTGCTGGAAGAAATTCTCATCATATTATTGAGGCAACCTTCAAAGCTTTTGCCAGGGCACTTCGACAAGCTACAGAATTTGACCCACGTCGCCTCGGGACCGTGCCAAG CTCAAAAGGGGTTCTGTCACGATCGTAA